Proteins found in one Solitalea lacus genomic segment:
- a CDS encoding heavy metal translocating P-type ATPase, producing the protein MQFNNKYFHSECETCATVEQVSQSPSTAVEQPETSFIKQYGIEVISFMLLAVGLVLDNYIKPDFFKGAVRLIWYLIAYFPVAWPVIFKGLKLIGKGEMFTEFFLMSIATIGAFAIGEYPEGVAVMLFYAIGELFQAAAVRRAKGNIKALLDVRPNTATVLHNGSENIIRPEGVKVGDLIRLKPGERASVDGILVDGYSSFNTAALTGETKPLTIMATEQVLAGMINIDRVVDVKVTKKYSESSLARILEMVQNASAHKAPTELFIRKFAKIYTPIVVYMALGVIFLPYFFVDTYVFDEWLYRGLIFLVISCPCALVISIPLGYFGGIGAGSRNGILFKGSNYLDQLAKLTTVVMDKTGTLTKGVFNVQEVKAVGVSENDLVNYTAVLEGHSTHPVAKAIVNYAQGKHLNNNSTAENIEEIAGHGLKGVINGKTVLAGNIKLLQKFDIIFPHEINTIVDTVVLVAIDRNYAGYFIIADELKEDALMLVKELYNEGVKDLVMLSGDKSSVVQKVTNMLGIQKGFGDLLPEGKVQKFEEIKCDKSKVVAFVGDGINDAPVLALSDVGIAMGGLGSDAAIETADVVIQTDQPSKIVMAIKIGHATRRIVWQNISLAMGIKVIVLVLGAGGVATMWEAVFADVGVALLAILNAVRIQRMKF; encoded by the coding sequence ATGCAATTCAATAATAAATACTTTCACTCTGAATGTGAAACCTGTGCAACCGTTGAACAGGTTTCACAAAGTCCTAGTACTGCAGTTGAGCAACCCGAAACAAGTTTTATTAAGCAATATGGGATTGAGGTAATCAGTTTTATGCTGCTTGCTGTAGGTTTAGTACTTGATAATTATATAAAACCTGATTTTTTTAAAGGGGCTGTTCGGTTGATTTGGTACCTGATAGCTTATTTTCCTGTGGCATGGCCTGTCATTTTTAAAGGTCTTAAGCTAATAGGTAAAGGCGAAATGTTTACTGAGTTCTTCTTAATGAGCATTGCTACCATTGGCGCTTTTGCTATCGGCGAATATCCCGAGGGTGTCGCAGTAATGTTATTTTACGCTATTGGAGAATTGTTTCAGGCAGCAGCTGTAAGAAGAGCAAAGGGGAATATAAAGGCCCTGTTAGATGTTCGACCTAATACGGCAACCGTTCTGCACAATGGTAGCGAAAATATTATTCGACCTGAGGGTGTTAAGGTGGGAGATTTAATCAGGTTGAAACCCGGAGAGCGTGCGTCTGTGGATGGTATTTTGGTTGATGGTTACAGTTCTTTTAATACGGCTGCTTTAACCGGTGAAACTAAACCTTTAACCATCATGGCAACTGAGCAAGTTTTGGCCGGTATGATTAATATTGACCGTGTAGTAGATGTAAAAGTGACAAAAAAATATTCCGAAAGTTCACTTGCCCGCATTTTGGAAATGGTACAGAACGCCTCAGCTCACAAAGCTCCTACGGAATTGTTCATTCGCAAATTTGCTAAAATTTACACGCCTATCGTTGTTTATATGGCTTTGGGAGTAATTTTTCTTCCTTATTTTTTTGTTGATACCTATGTATTTGATGAATGGTTGTATCGTGGATTGATCTTTCTTGTAATTTCCTGCCCTTGTGCATTGGTGATTTCCATTCCCTTGGGTTACTTTGGAGGTATAGGTGCTGGTTCTCGCAATGGTATTTTGTTCAAAGGTTCCAACTATCTTGACCAGCTTGCTAAGCTTACCACCGTCGTGATGGACAAAACAGGAACACTAACCAAAGGTGTTTTTAACGTTCAAGAGGTAAAGGCAGTTGGTGTTTCTGAAAATGATTTGGTTAATTATACAGCAGTACTTGAAGGTCACTCAACGCACCCGGTAGCAAAAGCCATTGTAAATTATGCTCAGGGGAAACACTTAAACAATAATTCTACTGCTGAAAATATTGAAGAAATTGCCGGACATGGCTTAAAAGGAGTAATAAATGGTAAAACAGTTTTAGCTGGTAATATTAAACTTCTGCAAAAATTCGACATCATCTTTCCCCACGAAATTAATACTATTGTAGATACGGTTGTGTTAGTAGCGATTGACAGAAACTATGCAGGTTATTTTATCATTGCTGATGAGTTAAAGGAAGATGCTTTAATGTTGGTGAAAGAATTATATAATGAGGGGGTTAAAGATCTGGTCATGCTTTCGGGAGATAAGTCAAGTGTGGTGCAAAAGGTTACTAACATGTTAGGCATCCAAAAAGGTTTTGGCGATTTATTGCCTGAAGGCAAGGTGCAAAAGTTTGAGGAGATAAAATGCGATAAGTCTAAGGTGGTAGCTTTTGTAGGAGACGGGATTAATGATGCCCCTGTTTTAGCATTAAGCGATGTGGGGATTGCGATGGGAGGTTTGGGTAGCGACGCAGCTATTGAAACTGCAGATGTGGTTATTCAAACCGATCAACCATCTAAAATTGTCATGGCGATTAAAATCGGCCATGCGACCCGGAGAATTGTTTGGCAAAATATCAGTTTGGCAATGGGTATTAAAGTAATTGTACTCGTTTTAGGAGCCGGTGGTGTAGCAACCATGTGGGAAGCTGTTTTTGCTGATGTAGGTGTTGCTTTGTTGGCTATCCTCAATGCTGTTCGGATCCAGCGGATGAAGTTTTAA
- the glgB gene encoding 1,4-alpha-glucan branching protein GlgB, producing the protein MQEISSSVQSYSRFSDFDINLFKAGKHFRLYDKLGSHVVEHNGVTGTYFAIWAPNAVAVSVIGNFNGWNNELHYLNVRWDGSGIWEGFIPNIGRGEIYKYFIRSTSGEYFERGDPYALFWEEPPRTASVVWDTWYEWNDQEWMSRRYQKNALDKPISVYELHLGSWRRDPSNPNRFLSYRELAHDLVEYVSYMGFTHVEFMPVMEHPFSGSWGYQVTGYFAPTARFGTPQDFMFLIESLHKAGIGVYLDWVPSHFPGDEHGLYNYDGSHLYEHGDPRLGYHPDWNSYIFNYGRNEVRSFLISNALFWLDRYHADGLRVDAVASMLYLDYSRKEGEWIPNQHGGRENLDAVSFMKELNEVVYGNYGDIQMIAEESTSWPGVSHPTWQGGLGFGMKWMMGWMNDSLRYFAKEPVHRKYHQQELTFSTVYAFTENFMLPLSHDEVVHGKGSLVSKMPGDEWQRFANLRLLFAYMFTHPGTKLLFMGGEFGQTAEWNHDYSLDWHLTQYDPHKGMENLMRDLNNLYRNEPALFEFSFASYGFEWIDQSDSENSVLVYCRKGHSWQEYLVVVANLTPVVRHDYRIGLPHNGIWMEIFNSDRHEYWGSGIINPYPLEAEMENWQGKAQSVSVSLPPLGISVWKLKSHPAFTAASAIKVAKEKVVPKQTTIKKVKTEKKPKSKEV; encoded by the coding sequence ATGCAAGAAATAAGTTCATCCGTTCAGTCTTACAGTCGGTTTTCAGACTTTGATATTAATCTTTTTAAAGCAGGTAAGCACTTCAGATTATATGATAAGTTAGGTTCTCATGTTGTTGAACATAATGGTGTAACCGGAACCTATTTTGCCATTTGGGCCCCTAATGCTGTAGCCGTTTCGGTGATAGGTAATTTTAATGGATGGAACAATGAATTGCATTATTTGAATGTGAGGTGGGATGGTTCGGGTATTTGGGAAGGTTTTATTCCGAACATAGGCAGAGGAGAGATATATAAGTATTTCATACGCTCTACTTCGGGTGAATATTTTGAACGGGGAGACCCTTATGCCTTGTTTTGGGAAGAGCCGCCTCGAACCGCATCAGTTGTGTGGGATACTTGGTACGAATGGAATGACCAGGAATGGATGAGCCGTCGTTATCAGAAGAATGCATTGGATAAGCCTATTTCAGTTTATGAGTTGCATTTGGGTTCATGGCGCCGCGATCCATCAAACCCCAATCGTTTTCTTTCCTATCGGGAACTGGCGCACGATTTAGTAGAATACGTTAGTTACATGGGATTTACTCATGTAGAGTTTATGCCAGTGATGGAACATCCTTTCTCGGGTTCATGGGGTTACCAAGTTACTGGCTACTTTGCACCTACGGCACGATTTGGAACACCACAGGATTTTATGTTCCTAATTGAAAGTTTGCACAAAGCAGGTATTGGCGTTTATCTGGATTGGGTTCCTTCGCATTTTCCGGGTGATGAGCATGGTTTGTATAATTATGATGGTTCGCACCTTTACGAACATGGCGATCCACGTTTGGGTTATCATCCTGACTGGAATAGCTATATTTTTAATTATGGAAGAAATGAAGTTCGTTCCTTCCTTATTAGCAATGCCTTATTCTGGTTGGATCGTTATCATGCAGATGGGTTACGGGTCGACGCGGTTGCTTCAATGCTGTACTTAGATTATTCACGGAAAGAAGGTGAATGGATTCCTAATCAACATGGTGGAAGGGAAAATTTGGATGCCGTTTCTTTTATGAAGGAATTAAATGAAGTTGTCTATGGCAATTATGGCGATATTCAAATGATTGCTGAAGAATCCACTTCCTGGCCAGGAGTGTCGCATCCAACATGGCAAGGAGGATTAGGCTTTGGTATGAAATGGATGATGGGATGGATGAATGATTCACTTCGATATTTTGCAAAAGAACCGGTTCACCGTAAATATCATCAACAGGAACTTACTTTTAGTACTGTTTATGCCTTTACAGAAAATTTCATGTTGCCATTATCACATGATGAGGTAGTGCATGGTAAAGGTTCATTAGTAAGTAAAATGCCTGGAGATGAGTGGCAGCGCTTTGCCAACTTACGCTTGCTATTTGCTTATATGTTTACACATCCAGGAACAAAATTATTGTTTATGGGTGGAGAGTTCGGACAAACAGCAGAATGGAATCATGACTACTCACTCGATTGGCATCTGACCCAATACGATCCACATAAAGGAATGGAAAACCTGATGCGTGATTTGAATAATTTATATAGGAATGAACCTGCTTTATTCGAATTTAGTTTTGCCAGTTATGGTTTTGAATGGATCGATCAATCTGACTCGGAAAACAGTGTATTGGTTTATTGTCGTAAAGGACACAGTTGGCAAGAATATCTGGTTGTTGTGGCTAATCTGACACCGGTCGTTCGTCATGATTATCGTATCGGTTTACCTCATAATGGTATTTGGATGGAGATATTTAATTCTGATCGGCATGAGTATTGGGGCAGTGGAATTATAAATCCGTATCCATTAGAAGCTGAAATGGAAAATTGGCAAGGCAAGGCTCAGTCTGTTTCAGTCAGTTTGCCGCCATTAGGTATCAGCGTTTGGAAACTTAAATCACATCCGGCGTTTACTGCAGCATCAGCTATAAAAGTAGCAAAGGAAAAGGTGGTTCCTAAGCAGACTACAATTAAGAAAGTGAAAACCGAAAAGAAGCCGAAAAGCAAAGAAGTTTAA
- a CDS encoding nuclear transport factor 2 family protein — MKFKLLSLFFVITLTSKAQIAKFPASEKELYQTISTLDSSLFSIAYKCKPEQTAMYFTDDLEFYHDKGGITKTLTVFIESLRRNFCDPKREVGLKRMPVPGTMQVFPMGNYGAVQTGEHYFYEVYKGGEEKRVGIARYTHLWLLTDGVWKISRVLSYDHRPAQ, encoded by the coding sequence ATGAAATTCAAGCTTCTAAGTCTGTTTTTTGTTATTACGCTTACCTCAAAGGCTCAAATAGCCAAATTTCCAGCTAGTGAAAAGGAGTTGTATCAAACGATTTCCACCTTAGACAGTAGTTTATTTTCCATTGCTTATAAGTGTAAGCCCGAGCAAACGGCAATGTATTTTACTGATGACTTAGAGTTTTATCATGATAAGGGTGGAATAACCAAAACATTAACTGTTTTTATTGAATCCTTGAGGCGTAATTTTTGCGATCCGAAACGTGAGGTTGGTTTAAAACGTATGCCAGTGCCAGGAACCATGCAGGTGTTTCCAATGGGCAATTATGGAGCTGTGCAAACTGGTGAGCATTATTTTTATGAGGTTTATAAAGGAGGAGAAGAAAAACGAGTTGGGATTGCCAGATATACTCATTTATGGTTGTTAACGGACGGAGTTTGGAAAATTTCAAGGGTGTTAAGTTACGATCACCGTCCGGCACAATAA
- the rlmF gene encoding 23S rRNA (adenine(1618)-N(6))-methyltransferase RlmF has protein sequence MKSTQSSASTEKNNLHQRNKHRSRYNFRELVESCPELKAFVAVNKFGDESIDFANPSAVKTLNKALLKHFYGVFNWDIPRNYLCPPIPGRADYIHYVADLLSSVNNGVIPTGKNVSVLDIGVGANCIYPIIGVIEYDWHFVGADIDKKAIQCAREIVASNPTLENKIECRLQSNPLSIFKGIVQSNERFHLSVCNPPFHTSEIEASAGTRRKLTNLGKGEHRVPVLNFGGKHNELWCEGGEFEFVKRMINESAQLSESCLWFTSLVSKSEHLKGFYKLLERAEALEVKTINMAQGNKISRILAWTFTPRSEYKNWFKKNN, from the coding sequence ATGAAGTCAACGCAAAGCTCCGCATCAACAGAAAAGAATAATCTGCATCAGAGAAATAAACACCGATCTCGTTATAATTTTCGTGAATTAGTTGAATCCTGTCCGGAGCTTAAGGCTTTTGTAGCTGTAAATAAGTTTGGTGACGAGTCGATAGACTTTGCCAATCCGTCCGCAGTCAAAACCCTTAATAAAGCATTACTCAAACATTTTTATGGTGTATTCAACTGGGATATCCCTCGTAATTATTTGTGTCCACCAATTCCCGGTCGTGCAGATTACATTCATTACGTAGCCGATCTGCTTTCTTCTGTAAATAATGGTGTAATTCCTACAGGGAAGAATGTTAGTGTATTGGATATTGGTGTGGGGGCCAATTGCATTTATCCTATAATTGGTGTAATAGAATATGACTGGCACTTTGTTGGTGCAGATATTGATAAAAAGGCCATACAATGTGCCAGGGAAATTGTGGCTTCAAATCCAACTCTTGAGAATAAAATTGAATGTAGATTGCAAAGCAATCCTCTGTCAATTTTTAAAGGCATTGTTCAATCTAATGAACGATTTCATTTGTCGGTTTGTAATCCGCCTTTTCATACTTCGGAAATTGAAGCTTCTGCAGGAACAAGGCGAAAGCTGACAAATTTGGGTAAGGGAGAACATCGTGTTCCTGTGTTAAACTTTGGAGGCAAGCATAACGAGCTATGGTGTGAGGGTGGGGAATTTGAGTTTGTGAAGCGGATGATTAATGAAAGTGCTCAACTTTCCGAAAGCTGTCTTTGGTTCACCTCACTTGTTTCTAAAAGTGAGCATTTGAAAGGTTTTTACAAGCTACTGGAACGTGCAGAAGCACTTGAAGTGAAAACCATTAATATGGCGCAGGGTAATAAAATTAGCAGGATATTGGCCTGGACATTCACTCCTCGAAGCGAATATAAAAACTGGTTTAAGAAAAATAATTAA
- a CDS encoding Crp/Fnr family transcriptional regulator, translating to MENIKQLFNKLNLPTDFLNEFLQHAEIINLKRKGFFVKEGEVCQYIGIVEDGNLIAYLETENADVLVNELYSTQSLVSSYRSFLTQTPSIGSIQAIKDVKIYAISYCKYTSLQTSLSWSQFFRSISETLFLRKCTKETSLIKYSANERYQQLIDNNPNIEQQFPQYIIASYLKIRPETLSRMKSLDLHQHKR from the coding sequence ATGGAAAATATTAAACAGCTTTTTAATAAACTTAATCTTCCAACAGATTTTCTAAATGAGTTTTTACAACACGCAGAAATTATTAATCTGAAAAGAAAAGGTTTTTTTGTAAAGGAAGGAGAAGTTTGTCAATATATTGGAATTGTTGAGGATGGAAATCTAATCGCTTACCTTGAAACTGAAAATGCAGATGTTTTGGTTAATGAATTGTACTCAACACAGTCATTGGTCTCATCATATAGGAGCTTTTTAACACAAACCCCTTCAATTGGCTCTATTCAGGCTATTAAAGACGTTAAAATCTATGCGATTTCTTACTGTAAGTACACATCATTGCAAACTTCGTTAAGTTGGTCGCAATTTTTTCGGTCTATAAGTGAAACATTATTTCTGAGGAAGTGTACCAAAGAAACTTCTTTGATTAAGTATTCAGCCAATGAGAGATACCAGCAACTGATAGATAATAATCCAAACATTGAACAGCAGTTTCCTCAATATATAATTGCATCCTATCTTAAAATCCGGCCTGAAACTTTGTCGAGAATGAAAAGTCTTGACCTACATCAACACAAACGCTGA
- a CDS encoding cupin domain-containing protein: MKALFKIGTIVLLAFSYTTSMGQQKKVLRKELLNAVINQKITMVDIKEISMESGQVAPKHLHPCPVVGYVKSGTVIFQVEGEEKVVLNEGDAFYEPKNKKILHFDNASKEKPLRFVAFYLKETDEENIKLIN; encoded by the coding sequence ATGAAAGCACTTTTTAAAATTGGGACAATAGTATTGTTAGCCTTTAGTTACACCACTTCCATGGGACAGCAAAAAAAGGTTTTGAGGAAAGAATTACTTAATGCTGTAATCAATCAAAAAATAACAATGGTTGATATTAAAGAAATCTCGATGGAGAGTGGTCAAGTTGCCCCGAAACATTTACATCCATGTCCGGTGGTTGGATATGTAAAGTCGGGTACGGTTATCTTCCAAGTAGAAGGAGAAGAAAAAGTTGTCTTAAACGAAGGAGATGCATTCTATGAACCAAAGAATAAAAAAATACTGCATTTTGACAACGCATCCAAAGAGAAACCTTTAAGATTTGTAGCATTCTATCTTAAAGAAACTGATGAAGAAAACATCAAACTAATCAACTGA
- a CDS encoding dienelactone hydrolase family protein, whose amino-acid sequence MKEIKKEDIKQEVFDLYDDYAHNRVNRREFIQKLSAYAVGGITVASLMSFMLPDYNGAIQIKSDDPRLISDYITYSSPKGAGTMKALLSKPVDAKKKLGGIIVVHENRGLNPYIEDVARRAALAGFISIAPDALTPLGGYPGNDDKGRELQSKRDRNEILEDFIAAFDYLKNHQDCNGKVGVVGFCFGGWIANMMAVRVPDLSVSVPFYGGQPPVEDVPKIKAPLLLHYAELDTRVNEGWPAYEQALKEYNKEYMAYMYANANHGFHNDTTPRYDKAAAELAWQRTIDFFNKKLM is encoded by the coding sequence ATGAAGGAAATCAAGAAAGAAGACATTAAACAGGAAGTGTTTGATCTTTATGATGATTATGCGCACAATCGAGTTAACAGGCGCGAATTCATACAAAAGCTTTCCGCCTATGCAGTGGGAGGTATTACAGTAGCATCTTTGATGAGTTTTATGTTGCCCGATTACAATGGCGCTATCCAAATCAAATCAGACGATCCCCGCTTAATATCTGATTATATTACTTATTCATCGCCTAAGGGCGCAGGGACAATGAAAGCACTGCTTTCGAAACCTGTGGATGCAAAAAAGAAACTTGGAGGGATCATCGTTGTTCATGAAAATCGCGGCTTGAATCCTTATATTGAAGATGTGGCCAGGAGGGCTGCTCTGGCAGGGTTTATTTCAATAGCTCCGGATGCCTTAACTCCCTTAGGCGGCTACCCAGGCAATGACGATAAAGGTAGGGAGTTGCAAAGTAAACGTGATAGAAATGAGATATTAGAAGATTTTATTGCTGCATTTGATTATTTAAAGAATCACCAGGATTGTAATGGTAAAGTTGGTGTTGTTGGTTTTTGCTTTGGCGGATGGATTGCCAATATGATGGCCGTTCGCGTACCTGATTTGTCGGTATCTGTTCCGTTTTACGGAGGACAGCCTCCTGTTGAAGATGTGCCTAAAATAAAGGCTCCTCTTTTATTGCATTATGCTGAACTAGATACACGGGTCAATGAAGGATGGCCGGCTTACGAACAGGCATTAAAAGAATATAATAAAGAATACATGGCCTATATGTATGCTAATGCAAATCACGGCTTTCATAATGATACAACACCTCGTTATGACAAAGCTGCAGCAGAACTCGCCTGGCAACGTACTATTGATTTTTTCAATAAGAAATTGATGTAA
- a CDS encoding transcriptional regulator — MNVINLIDDIKVFYIEAKSFPEGILEAHQKLHSLIPYSTERKYFGIARPENGSIVYRAAAEELKRGDAEAFGCDTLILKKGRYVNLTINDYMKNIPQIGKAFEELLTNPEIGPQGYCVEWYINNKDVKCMVRLKD; from the coding sequence ATGAATGTAATTAATTTAATAGATGACATTAAGGTGTTTTATATTGAGGCAAAATCCTTTCCTGAAGGTATACTTGAGGCTCATCAAAAGTTGCACTCCTTAATTCCTTATTCCACTGAAAGAAAATATTTCGGTATTGCCCGACCTGAAAATGGGTCAATTGTATATCGAGCCGCAGCAGAAGAACTTAAGCGAGGTGATGCGGAAGCTTTCGGATGTGATACTTTGATTTTGAAAAAAGGTAGGTATGTTAACCTAACTATAAATGACTACATGAAAAATATTCCTCAAATAGGTAAAGCATTCGAAGAATTATTAACCAATCCTGAAATTGGTCCACAAGGTTATTGTGTTGAATGGTATATTAATAATAAAGATGTAAAGTGCATGGTTAGGTTGAAGGATTAA
- a CDS encoding GreA/GreB family elongation factor, which yields MKKTISLTEKDRKLLQDALKRSTMPEHNRLKLEDELNSAQLFTDDKLPADVICLNSTIELKDTEKNNTMEITLVLPGEANMKHQKVSVFAPIGIALIGYKTGDMVEWEMPAGIKQFEILKVINL from the coding sequence ATGAAAAAGACCATTTCGTTAACAGAGAAAGATCGAAAGTTACTTCAAGATGCTCTTAAGAGAAGTACCATGCCTGAGCATAACCGCCTTAAACTGGAAGATGAGTTAAATAGCGCTCAACTTTTTACAGATGACAAACTACCGGCAGATGTAATTTGTCTTAATTCGACAATTGAGCTGAAAGACACTGAAAAGAATAATACAATGGAAATCACATTAGTATTGCCCGGGGAAGCCAATATGAAACATCAAAAAGTATCAGTCTTTGCTCCAATTGGCATTGCTCTCATTGGTTACAAAACCGGAGATATGGTAGAATGGGAAATGCCTGCAGGAATTAAACAGTTTGAAATTTTGAAAGTAATAAACTTATAA
- a CDS encoding DinB family protein, whose translation MKKRSFNYLILWFLILISVIPKGSSAQQMSKSEKEYLLNYLHQTKENFVKSIKGLSTAQWTFKSDSSRWSPAECSEHIIKAEGMLRGYVTDSILTKPVDPANKAEIKVKTEDIAKMIEDRSKKFKTSEMLMPTNAYSTPDDAIKAFDAARQKTIDFVKHTDADMHGHVGAAPFGMMDAYQWLVFLTAHSARHTKQIMEVEMTAGYPKK comes from the coding sequence ATGAAAAAACGCAGTTTTAACTATTTAATCCTTTGGTTTTTGATATTGATATCGGTGATTCCCAAAGGTAGTTCCGCTCAGCAAATGAGTAAATCCGAAAAGGAGTACTTGCTCAATTACCTTCATCAAACTAAAGAAAACTTTGTAAAATCCATTAAAGGGCTAAGTACTGCTCAGTGGACTTTTAAAAGTGATTCAAGTCGATGGTCACCTGCGGAGTGCTCTGAACATATTATTAAAGCAGAAGGAATGTTACGCGGTTATGTTACCGATTCTATTTTAACAAAACCGGTTGATCCTGCAAATAAAGCTGAAATAAAAGTTAAGACCGAAGATATTGCCAAAATGATTGAGGATCGCTCTAAAAAGTTTAAGACTTCGGAAATGTTAATGCCAACTAATGCTTACTCTACTCCTGACGATGCTATTAAAGCTTTTGATGCTGCTCGTCAGAAAACTATTGATTTTGTTAAGCATACCGATGCTGATATGCATGGTCATGTTGGAGCTGCGCCTTTTGGCATGATGGACGCTTATCAATGGTTAGTTTTTCTAACGGCTCATAGCGCTCGGCATACCAAACAAATAATGGAGGTTGAAATGACCGCTGGTTATCCTAAGAAATAA
- the gap gene encoding type I glyceraldehyde-3-phosphate dehydrogenase: protein MKIGINGFGRIGRLAFRAAINRPGVEVVGINDLIEVDYMAYMLKYDSTHGRFDGTVEVKDGHLIVNGKTIRVSAEKDPANLKWDEIGAEYIIESTGLFLTQETAVKHIQAGAKKVVMSAPAKDDTPTFVMGVNHKTMTAEQNIVSNASCTTNCLAPIAKVLNDNFGILEGLMSTVHAATATQKTVDGPSAKDWRGGRGAYQNIIPSSTGAAKAVGLVIPEVKGKLTGMAFRVPTADVSVVDLTVRLEKSATYDQIKKAMKDASEGELKGILGYTEDEVVSTDFIGDARTSIFDAKAGIALNDNFVKVVSWYDNEWGYSNKIVDLVQHMATIKEPVIA, encoded by the coding sequence ATGAAAATTGGAATTAATGGATTCGGCCGTATCGGAAGGTTAGCTTTCCGCGCAGCCATTAACAGACCAGGAGTTGAAGTAGTTGGTATCAACGATTTGATCGAAGTTGACTACATGGCCTATATGCTTAAATATGACTCTACACATGGTCGTTTTGACGGCACTGTTGAGGTTAAAGATGGGCACTTAATTGTTAATGGCAAAACCATTCGCGTTAGTGCTGAAAAAGATCCAGCTAACCTAAAATGGGATGAAATTGGAGCTGAATACATTATCGAATCTACTGGTTTATTCCTTACTCAAGAAACTGCAGTTAAGCATATTCAGGCAGGTGCCAAAAAAGTAGTTATGTCGGCCCCTGCTAAAGATGATACTCCCACTTTCGTAATGGGTGTAAATCACAAAACTATGACAGCAGAACAGAATATAGTATCAAACGCTTCATGTACCACTAACTGTTTGGCTCCTATTGCTAAAGTCTTAAATGACAACTTTGGAATTCTTGAGGGTTTAATGTCAACTGTACACGCTGCAACTGCCACTCAGAAAACAGTTGATGGACCATCGGCAAAAGATTGGAGAGGCGGCCGTGGTGCATACCAAAATATCATCCCTTCATCAACCGGCGCTGCTAAAGCCGTAGGATTGGTAATTCCTGAGGTTAAAGGTAAATTAACTGGTATGGCATTCCGTGTACCTACTGCGGATGTTTCTGTTGTTGACCTTACTGTTCGTTTAGAAAAATCTGCAACTTACGATCAAATTAAAAAGGCAATGAAAGATGCATCTGAAGGTGAATTGAAAGGCATCTTAGGTTACACTGAAGACGAAGTTGTTTCCACCGATTTCATTGGCGATGCCCGTACTTCTATTTTTGATGCTAAAGCAGGTATTGCACTAAATGACAACTTTGTTAAAGTAGTTTCTTGGTATGATAACGAGTGGGGCTATTCAAACAAAATTGTTGACCTTGTTCAACACATGGCAACAATCAAAGAACCTGTTATTGCTTAA